A region of Mustela lutreola isolate mMusLut2 chromosome 17, mMusLut2.pri, whole genome shotgun sequence DNA encodes the following proteins:
- the RASA4B gene encoding ras GTPase-activating protein 4B isoform X2 produces MSLSSATVWKTLCPFWGEEYQVHLPPTFHAVAFYVMDEDALSRDDVIGKVCLTRDTLAAHPKGFSGWAHLTEVDPDEEVQGEIHLRLEVVPGTRAGRLRCSVLEARDLAPKDRNGASDPFVRVRYNGRTQETSIVKKSCYPRWNETFEFDLEEGAAEAVCVEAWDWDLVSRNDFLGRVVFNVQRLWAAQQEEGWFRLQPDQSKSRRGEGSLGSLQLEVRLRDETVLPSGCYQPLVQLLCREVKLGTQGPGQLIPLIEETTSTECRQEVATNLLKLFLGQGLAKDFLDLLFQLELGRTSEANTLFRSNSLASKSMESFLKVVGMRYLHGVLGPIIDRVFEEKKYVELDPSKVEVKDVGCSGLHRPQTEADVLEQSAQTLRIHLGALLSALSRSVRACPAVVRATFRQLFRRVRERFPGAQHENVPFIAVTSFLCLRFLSPAIMAPKLFHLRERHADARTSRTLLLLAKAVQNVGNMDTPASRAKEAWMEPLQPTVRQGVAQLKDFITKLVDIGEKEELDLQRTLSLQAPPVKEGPLFIHRTKGKGHLMSSFKKLHFSLTTEALSFAKTPSSKKSALIKLANIRAAEKVEEKSFGSSHVMQVIYEDDAGKAQTVYLQCKCVNELNQWLSALRKVSISNPGLLGSYHPGVFRGDKWSCCHQKDKSDLGCDKTRSRVTLQEWNDPLDHDLEAQLIYRHLLGVEAALREKHRELSAGTEAGSARTGPGEAPEDALAQLLQVLRDLQEAHRSGSAGPPPSEPRHPGPLQT; encoded by the exons ATGAGCCTATCATCCG CCACTGTGTGGAAGACCCTGTGTCCATTCTGGGGCGAGGAGTACCAGGTGCACCTGCCGCCCACCTTCCACGCGGTGGCCTTCTACGTCATGGATGAGGACGCCCTCAG TCGGGACGACGTTATCGGGAAGGTCTGCCTTACCAGGGACACCCTGGCTGCTCACCCAAAGG GTTTCAGCGGCTGGGCCCACCTGACGGAGGTGGACCCTGACGAGGAGGTGCAAGGCGAGATCCACCTGCGCCTTGAGGTGGTCCCGGGGACGCGGGCAGGTCGGCTGCGCTGCTCTGTGCTGGAGGCCAG ggACCTGGCCCCCAAGGACAGGAACGGTGCATCTGACCCCTTCGTCCGAGTGCGCTACAACGGCCGGACACAGGAGACCTCG ATTGTGAAGAAATCATGCTACCCACGCTGGAATGAGACATTTGAGTTCGATCTGGAAGAGGGGGCCGCGGAGGCGGTGTGTGTGGAAGCCTGGGACTGGGACCTTGTCAGCCGGAATGACTTCTTGGGCAGA GTGGTGTTCAATGTCCAGAGACTGTGGGCGGCCCAGCAGGAGGAGGGCTGGTTCCGGCTGCAGCCCGACCAGTCCAAGAGTCGGCGGGGAGA GGGCAGCCTGGGCTCCTTGCAGCTGGAGGTGCGGCTGCGGGACGAGACGGTACTGCCCTCCGGCTGCTACCAGCccctggtgcagctgctgtgccGTGAGGTGAAGCTGGGCACCCAG GGCCCAGGGCAGCTGATACCTCTTATAGAGGAGACAACGAGCACAGAGTGCCGCCAGGAGGTGGCCACCAACCTGCTCAAGCTCTTCCTGGGGCAGGGACTGGCCAAAGACTTCCTGGACCTGCTCTTCCAGCTGGAGCTGGGTCGCACGA GTGAGGCTAACACACTGTTCCGGAGCAACTCTCTTGCCTCAAAGTCCATGGAGTCTTTTCTGAAG GTGGTGGGGATGCGGTATCTGCACGGCGTCCTGGGCCCCATCATCGACAGGGTGTTTGAGGAGAAGAAGTACGTGGAGCTGGACCCCAGCAAAGTGGAGGTCAAGGACGTAGG GTGCTCCGGGCTGCACCGCCCACAGACCGAGGCCGACGTGCTGGAGCAGAGCGCGCAGACGCTGCGCATCCACCTGGGGGCGCTGCTGAGCGCGCTCAGCCGCTCCGTTCGCGCCTGCCCCGCCGTGGTCCGCGCCACCTTCCGGCAGCTTTTCCGGCGCGTGCGCGAGCGCTTCCCCGGCGCCCAGCACGAG AACGTGCCGTTCATCGCCGTCACCAGCTTCCTGTGCCTGCGCTTCTTGTCTCCCGCCATCATGGCGCCCAAGCTCTTCCACCTGCGGGAGCGGCACGCGGACGCGCGCACCAGCCGcacgctgctgctgctggccaAG GCGGTCCAGAACGTGGGCAACATGGACACGCCGGCTTCCAGAGCCAAGGAGGCCTGGATGGAGCCGCTGCAGCCCACCGTGCGCCAGGGCGTGGCTCAGCTGAAGGACTTCATCACGAAACTGGTGGACATCGGGGAGAAGGAGG AGCTGGACCTGCAGCGGACCCTGAGTTTGCAGGCTCCGCCGGTGAAGGAGGGGCCGCTCTTCATCCACAGGACCAAGGGCAAGGGCCACCTCATGTCCTCCTTCAAGAAACTCCACTTTTCCCTCACCACCGAGGCCCTCAGCTTCGCCAAGACGCCCAGCTCTAAG AAAAGTGCCCTCATCAAGCTAGCCAACATCCGGGCAGCGGAGAAGGTGGAGGAGAAGAGCTTCGGCAGCTCGCATGTCATGCAGGTCATCTACGAGGACGATGCGGGCAAGGCCCAGACCGTGTACCTGCAGTGCAAG TGCGTGAATGAGCTGAACCAGTGGCTGTCTGCGCTGCGGAAGGTGAGCATCAGCAACCCCGGCCTGCTGGGCTCCTACCACCCTGGCGTCTTCCGTGGGGACAAGTGGAGCTGTTGCCACCAGAAGGACAAGTCAG ATCTGGGCTGCGACAAGACCCGGTCGCGGGTGACCCTCCAGGAGTGGAATGACCCTCTGGACCATGACCTGGAGGCCCAGCTCATTTACCGGCACCTGCTGGGCGTGGAGGCCGCACTGCG AGAGAAGCACCGGGAGCTGAGTGCGGGCACGGAGGCAGGCTCTGCGCGCACCGGCCCGGGGGAAG cccccgAGGACGCGCTGGCCCAGCTTCTGCAGGTGCTGCGGGACCTCCAGGAGGCCCACCGCTCTGGCTCGGCCGGCCCGCCGCCCTCGGAGCCCCGCCACCCCGGGCCACTGCAGACGTGA
- the RASA4B gene encoding ras GTPase-activating protein 4B isoform X1, translating into MAKRSSLSIRIVEGKNLPAKDITGSSDPYCIVKVDNEPIIRTATVWKTLCPFWGEEYQVHLPPTFHAVAFYVMDEDALSRDDVIGKVCLTRDTLAAHPKGFSGWAHLTEVDPDEEVQGEIHLRLEVVPGTRAGRLRCSVLEARDLAPKDRNGASDPFVRVRYNGRTQETSIVKKSCYPRWNETFEFDLEEGAAEAVCVEAWDWDLVSRNDFLGRVVFNVQRLWAAQQEEGWFRLQPDQSKSRRGEGSLGSLQLEVRLRDETVLPSGCYQPLVQLLCREVKLGTQGPGQLIPLIEETTSTECRQEVATNLLKLFLGQGLAKDFLDLLFQLELGRTSEANTLFRSNSLASKSMESFLKVVGMRYLHGVLGPIIDRVFEEKKYVELDPSKVEVKDVGCSGLHRPQTEADVLEQSAQTLRIHLGALLSALSRSVRACPAVVRATFRQLFRRVRERFPGAQHENVPFIAVTSFLCLRFLSPAIMAPKLFHLRERHADARTSRTLLLLAKAVQNVGNMDTPASRAKEAWMEPLQPTVRQGVAQLKDFITKLVDIGEKEELDLQRTLSLQAPPVKEGPLFIHRTKGKGHLMSSFKKLHFSLTTEALSFAKTPSSKKSALIKLANIRAAEKVEEKSFGSSHVMQVIYEDDAGKAQTVYLQCKCVNELNQWLSALRKVSISNPGLLGSYHPGVFRGDKWSCCHQKDKSDLGCDKTRSRVTLQEWNDPLDHDLEAQLIYRHLLGVEAALREKHRELSAGTEAGSARTGPGEAPEDALAQLLQVLRDLQEAHRSGSAGPPPSEPRHPGPLQT; encoded by the exons ATGGCCAAGCGCAGCTCGCTGTCCATCCGCATCGTGGAGGGGAAGAACCTGCCCGCCAAGGACAT CACCGGCAGCAGCGACCCCTACTGCATCGTGAAGGTGGACAATGAGCCTATCATCCG GACAGCCACTGTGTGGAAGACCCTGTGTCCATTCTGGGGCGAGGAGTACCAGGTGCACCTGCCGCCCACCTTCCACGCGGTGGCCTTCTACGTCATGGATGAGGACGCCCTCAG TCGGGACGACGTTATCGGGAAGGTCTGCCTTACCAGGGACACCCTGGCTGCTCACCCAAAGG GTTTCAGCGGCTGGGCCCACCTGACGGAGGTGGACCCTGACGAGGAGGTGCAAGGCGAGATCCACCTGCGCCTTGAGGTGGTCCCGGGGACGCGGGCAGGTCGGCTGCGCTGCTCTGTGCTGGAGGCCAG ggACCTGGCCCCCAAGGACAGGAACGGTGCATCTGACCCCTTCGTCCGAGTGCGCTACAACGGCCGGACACAGGAGACCTCG ATTGTGAAGAAATCATGCTACCCACGCTGGAATGAGACATTTGAGTTCGATCTGGAAGAGGGGGCCGCGGAGGCGGTGTGTGTGGAAGCCTGGGACTGGGACCTTGTCAGCCGGAATGACTTCTTGGGCAGA GTGGTGTTCAATGTCCAGAGACTGTGGGCGGCCCAGCAGGAGGAGGGCTGGTTCCGGCTGCAGCCCGACCAGTCCAAGAGTCGGCGGGGAGA GGGCAGCCTGGGCTCCTTGCAGCTGGAGGTGCGGCTGCGGGACGAGACGGTACTGCCCTCCGGCTGCTACCAGCccctggtgcagctgctgtgccGTGAGGTGAAGCTGGGCACCCAG GGCCCAGGGCAGCTGATACCTCTTATAGAGGAGACAACGAGCACAGAGTGCCGCCAGGAGGTGGCCACCAACCTGCTCAAGCTCTTCCTGGGGCAGGGACTGGCCAAAGACTTCCTGGACCTGCTCTTCCAGCTGGAGCTGGGTCGCACGA GTGAGGCTAACACACTGTTCCGGAGCAACTCTCTTGCCTCAAAGTCCATGGAGTCTTTTCTGAAG GTGGTGGGGATGCGGTATCTGCACGGCGTCCTGGGCCCCATCATCGACAGGGTGTTTGAGGAGAAGAAGTACGTGGAGCTGGACCCCAGCAAAGTGGAGGTCAAGGACGTAGG GTGCTCCGGGCTGCACCGCCCACAGACCGAGGCCGACGTGCTGGAGCAGAGCGCGCAGACGCTGCGCATCCACCTGGGGGCGCTGCTGAGCGCGCTCAGCCGCTCCGTTCGCGCCTGCCCCGCCGTGGTCCGCGCCACCTTCCGGCAGCTTTTCCGGCGCGTGCGCGAGCGCTTCCCCGGCGCCCAGCACGAG AACGTGCCGTTCATCGCCGTCACCAGCTTCCTGTGCCTGCGCTTCTTGTCTCCCGCCATCATGGCGCCCAAGCTCTTCCACCTGCGGGAGCGGCACGCGGACGCGCGCACCAGCCGcacgctgctgctgctggccaAG GCGGTCCAGAACGTGGGCAACATGGACACGCCGGCTTCCAGAGCCAAGGAGGCCTGGATGGAGCCGCTGCAGCCCACCGTGCGCCAGGGCGTGGCTCAGCTGAAGGACTTCATCACGAAACTGGTGGACATCGGGGAGAAGGAGG AGCTGGACCTGCAGCGGACCCTGAGTTTGCAGGCTCCGCCGGTGAAGGAGGGGCCGCTCTTCATCCACAGGACCAAGGGCAAGGGCCACCTCATGTCCTCCTTCAAGAAACTCCACTTTTCCCTCACCACCGAGGCCCTCAGCTTCGCCAAGACGCCCAGCTCTAAG AAAAGTGCCCTCATCAAGCTAGCCAACATCCGGGCAGCGGAGAAGGTGGAGGAGAAGAGCTTCGGCAGCTCGCATGTCATGCAGGTCATCTACGAGGACGATGCGGGCAAGGCCCAGACCGTGTACCTGCAGTGCAAG TGCGTGAATGAGCTGAACCAGTGGCTGTCTGCGCTGCGGAAGGTGAGCATCAGCAACCCCGGCCTGCTGGGCTCCTACCACCCTGGCGTCTTCCGTGGGGACAAGTGGAGCTGTTGCCACCAGAAGGACAAGTCAG ATCTGGGCTGCGACAAGACCCGGTCGCGGGTGACCCTCCAGGAGTGGAATGACCCTCTGGACCATGACCTGGAGGCCCAGCTCATTTACCGGCACCTGCTGGGCGTGGAGGCCGCACTGCG AGAGAAGCACCGGGAGCTGAGTGCGGGCACGGAGGCAGGCTCTGCGCGCACCGGCCCGGGGGAAG cccccgAGGACGCGCTGGCCCAGCTTCTGCAGGTGCTGCGGGACCTCCAGGAGGCCCACCGCTCTGGCTCGGCCGGCCCGCCGCCCTCGGAGCCCCGCCACCCCGGGCCACTGCAGACGTGA
- the RASA4B gene encoding ras GTPase-activating protein 4B isoform X3 produces MDEDALSRDDVIGKVCLTRDTLAAHPKGFSGWAHLTEVDPDEEVQGEIHLRLEVVPGTRAGRLRCSVLEARDLAPKDRNGASDPFVRVRYNGRTQETSIVKKSCYPRWNETFEFDLEEGAAEAVCVEAWDWDLVSRNDFLGRVVFNVQRLWAAQQEEGWFRLQPDQSKSRRGEGSLGSLQLEVRLRDETVLPSGCYQPLVQLLCREVKLGTQGPGQLIPLIEETTSTECRQEVATNLLKLFLGQGLAKDFLDLLFQLELGRTSEANTLFRSNSLASKSMESFLKVVGMRYLHGVLGPIIDRVFEEKKYVELDPSKVEVKDVGCSGLHRPQTEADVLEQSAQTLRIHLGALLSALSRSVRACPAVVRATFRQLFRRVRERFPGAQHENVPFIAVTSFLCLRFLSPAIMAPKLFHLRERHADARTSRTLLLLAKAVQNVGNMDTPASRAKEAWMEPLQPTVRQGVAQLKDFITKLVDIGEKEELDLQRTLSLQAPPVKEGPLFIHRTKGKGHLMSSFKKLHFSLTTEALSFAKTPSSKKSALIKLANIRAAEKVEEKSFGSSHVMQVIYEDDAGKAQTVYLQCKCVNELNQWLSALRKVSISNPGLLGSYHPGVFRGDKWSCCHQKDKSDLGCDKTRSRVTLQEWNDPLDHDLEAQLIYRHLLGVEAALREKHRELSAGTEAGSARTGPGEAPEDALAQLLQVLRDLQEAHRSGSAGPPPSEPRHPGPLQT; encoded by the exons ATGGATGAGGACGCCCTCAG TCGGGACGACGTTATCGGGAAGGTCTGCCTTACCAGGGACACCCTGGCTGCTCACCCAAAGG GTTTCAGCGGCTGGGCCCACCTGACGGAGGTGGACCCTGACGAGGAGGTGCAAGGCGAGATCCACCTGCGCCTTGAGGTGGTCCCGGGGACGCGGGCAGGTCGGCTGCGCTGCTCTGTGCTGGAGGCCAG ggACCTGGCCCCCAAGGACAGGAACGGTGCATCTGACCCCTTCGTCCGAGTGCGCTACAACGGCCGGACACAGGAGACCTCG ATTGTGAAGAAATCATGCTACCCACGCTGGAATGAGACATTTGAGTTCGATCTGGAAGAGGGGGCCGCGGAGGCGGTGTGTGTGGAAGCCTGGGACTGGGACCTTGTCAGCCGGAATGACTTCTTGGGCAGA GTGGTGTTCAATGTCCAGAGACTGTGGGCGGCCCAGCAGGAGGAGGGCTGGTTCCGGCTGCAGCCCGACCAGTCCAAGAGTCGGCGGGGAGA GGGCAGCCTGGGCTCCTTGCAGCTGGAGGTGCGGCTGCGGGACGAGACGGTACTGCCCTCCGGCTGCTACCAGCccctggtgcagctgctgtgccGTGAGGTGAAGCTGGGCACCCAG GGCCCAGGGCAGCTGATACCTCTTATAGAGGAGACAACGAGCACAGAGTGCCGCCAGGAGGTGGCCACCAACCTGCTCAAGCTCTTCCTGGGGCAGGGACTGGCCAAAGACTTCCTGGACCTGCTCTTCCAGCTGGAGCTGGGTCGCACGA GTGAGGCTAACACACTGTTCCGGAGCAACTCTCTTGCCTCAAAGTCCATGGAGTCTTTTCTGAAG GTGGTGGGGATGCGGTATCTGCACGGCGTCCTGGGCCCCATCATCGACAGGGTGTTTGAGGAGAAGAAGTACGTGGAGCTGGACCCCAGCAAAGTGGAGGTCAAGGACGTAGG GTGCTCCGGGCTGCACCGCCCACAGACCGAGGCCGACGTGCTGGAGCAGAGCGCGCAGACGCTGCGCATCCACCTGGGGGCGCTGCTGAGCGCGCTCAGCCGCTCCGTTCGCGCCTGCCCCGCCGTGGTCCGCGCCACCTTCCGGCAGCTTTTCCGGCGCGTGCGCGAGCGCTTCCCCGGCGCCCAGCACGAG AACGTGCCGTTCATCGCCGTCACCAGCTTCCTGTGCCTGCGCTTCTTGTCTCCCGCCATCATGGCGCCCAAGCTCTTCCACCTGCGGGAGCGGCACGCGGACGCGCGCACCAGCCGcacgctgctgctgctggccaAG GCGGTCCAGAACGTGGGCAACATGGACACGCCGGCTTCCAGAGCCAAGGAGGCCTGGATGGAGCCGCTGCAGCCCACCGTGCGCCAGGGCGTGGCTCAGCTGAAGGACTTCATCACGAAACTGGTGGACATCGGGGAGAAGGAGG AGCTGGACCTGCAGCGGACCCTGAGTTTGCAGGCTCCGCCGGTGAAGGAGGGGCCGCTCTTCATCCACAGGACCAAGGGCAAGGGCCACCTCATGTCCTCCTTCAAGAAACTCCACTTTTCCCTCACCACCGAGGCCCTCAGCTTCGCCAAGACGCCCAGCTCTAAG AAAAGTGCCCTCATCAAGCTAGCCAACATCCGGGCAGCGGAGAAGGTGGAGGAGAAGAGCTTCGGCAGCTCGCATGTCATGCAGGTCATCTACGAGGACGATGCGGGCAAGGCCCAGACCGTGTACCTGCAGTGCAAG TGCGTGAATGAGCTGAACCAGTGGCTGTCTGCGCTGCGGAAGGTGAGCATCAGCAACCCCGGCCTGCTGGGCTCCTACCACCCTGGCGTCTTCCGTGGGGACAAGTGGAGCTGTTGCCACCAGAAGGACAAGTCAG ATCTGGGCTGCGACAAGACCCGGTCGCGGGTGACCCTCCAGGAGTGGAATGACCCTCTGGACCATGACCTGGAGGCCCAGCTCATTTACCGGCACCTGCTGGGCGTGGAGGCCGCACTGCG AGAGAAGCACCGGGAGCTGAGTGCGGGCACGGAGGCAGGCTCTGCGCGCACCGGCCCGGGGGAAG cccccgAGGACGCGCTGGCCCAGCTTCTGCAGGTGCTGCGGGACCTCCAGGAGGCCCACCGCTCTGGCTCGGCCGGCCCGCCGCCCTCGGAGCCCCGCCACCCCGGGCCACTGCAGACGTGA